In the Clostridium gelidum genome, TATCCTATCAAGGTTAAAGTTAATAATAAAGTCACTCAAATAGAAAATGAAGATGACTTCATTAGAAATTATAATAAAATTTTTAATGAAAATTTTAAGAAAGTGATTAGTAATGCTTATACAAAATATATGTTTGTGAATTATCAAGGAATAATATTTGGATTAGTGAGGTAATGACAACAGGTGAAAATTCAAAATTAATGATTATTGGAATAAATAATTAAGAATTGTAATTTTATTAATACTGTGTTTTAAAGAGAACCTAAGAAAAAAGCTATGAGTTTAGAAAACAAACTTCTAAATTCATAGCTTTTGCTTATGTTATTAATTATATTTATGCTAAATACTATTTTCCCAATGTATATAAGAAATATTAAAATAAAAAAGATTTTTATGAAACAAAGTGAAGAATATTACTATCAATAGTAGTGTAGGGGGTGTGAATATTGGAAGAAACGAACATAGAAGAATTGCTGACGGAAATATATAACGCAACATATGATGATGTTTTAAGATATGTATCATCAAAATGTAGAAATTATAATGATATAGGGGATTTACTACAAAACATATATTTGAATTTTTATAGAGCATTAAAAAGTAAGAGAGAGATAAAAGATCCAAAGAAATATTTAATAGTAATAGCAAGAAATGAAATATATAAACATTATGGAATATTAAAAATAGCACAAAATTATATCCCTGTGTTTTCAACATATGATGAAGAAAACTTTAATAAGTTTCAAAATGATTTAAAAACTGAAAGCAATTATGATGAAATATTGTTATGCAAAGATATATGGAATTATTTGAAACAAAAGGACATGCTTACTTTAAAAATATTCTTATTGTATTTTAGAAATGATTTAAAAATAAAGGATATAGGTAAGAAATTAAATATAAGTGAATCAACGGTTAAGAACAGATTGTATAGAACAATGGATAAGATAAATAATGAATTCAATATATAAGAAAATATTAAGTCAGGAGGAAGCACGTTGAAAAAAGAAGAGTTAATAAGTAAATCTATTGATAATAATTTAAAACTTAAAGAAGAAATATTACAGAATATATTAACTATAGTTAGAGAAGAAGAAAAAATAGAAGCTAAAAAAGATGATTTAAATATCTTAGTGTTGTTATTAATTCGAAGAAAAGATATGTATGGATATGCAGTAATTAAAGAGATGGATATTAAATCAAAAGGAACATTTTCAATGAATGAAGGGGAGGTCTATCCTGTTCTACATTTTCTAGAAAACAAAGGATTACTTGAATCATATTGGAAAGATGAAGATGATATAGAAAAGAAATATTATAAATTAACTAGAAAAGGCAGAGAACATCTAAAAACTAAGACTGAGGAAGTTCAAAAATTTAGTTTTTCAAGCGATATTCAAAGATTACAGAAAATAAATTAATTAAAAGTTAGGAGTGAAAAGCGTGGACTTAAAAAAAAATAATGAAATCCAAACGTATATTAATGATGTTTGTGCCCAAGTGAAAAATAAAAGAGTGCATAAAGAAATTATAGCAGAATTAAATGCACATTTAGAAGAAAAAGCTAATGAATATCTAAAAGGTGGTAAAAGTGAAAATGAAGCATTAAAAGAAGCAATAAATGAAATGGGCTCATCAAAACATGTTGGAGACGAACTTAATGAGATTCATAAATGTAATCCGGAATGGAGCATAATAGTAATGAGTATTACATTAGTTTTATTAAGTATTGGGGTTATAACTTTATTCCAAATCAATGGTAATCTTTATAGAATCTTTCGCAGTAGTTTAATATTAGATAGAAGCATATTATGGGGTACTATAGGATTGGTTGCATTAGTAGTAGGATGTTTTATTGATTATAGAAAGATAAAAATATATTCAAAATATATTTATATAGTTGGCATAGTTCTAATGAGCTGTACAGTATTTTCATTTTTTGATGGATTTATTAGTGGCCATGGGCAAGTGTTACAAATAGGGGGATTTTCAATAAATACGGCTTACTTTGGCCCAATTATTTTCATAGTTGCATTAGCAGGAATATATGATAAGTATGATTGGAATAACAGAAATAATATGATAAAGGGATTATTGTTAGGAATAGTGCCGTTATTATTGGTAGCAATGGCTAATATAAATATATTAGGATATTTTATTATGTATGGAGTATCATTAAATTTATTAGTTTATATGTCGAAAGCAAACAAAAAGATTTTAGGATTGTTTGCTGCCATTGAAATTTTAATTTTATTTTTAACAAGAGTAGGATTTGAATCTGTTTCAGGTTTTATTAACAGATGGAATGATATTAATGATTCTGGATATGTATATAATCAGCTTAAAATAATGAGAGATTCTTCTGTATTAATTGGTAGAGGAGTAAATTTTGATTTAAATACACTTCCTGAATTTTATAATGATGTAATTTTTTCATCTATAGTGTATAGCTTTGGTTGGGTAGCTGGAGCAATAGTTGTAATACTATTAGCAACTTTATTAATTAGAATAATTAAAGTAGCAATAAGTGTAAAAAATAGCTATGGAAAATCTTTAGTACTTGGACT is a window encoding:
- a CDS encoding PadR family transcriptional regulator, with product MKKEELISKSIDNNLKLKEEILQNILTIVREEEKIEAKKDDLNILVLLLIRRKDMYGYAVIKEMDIKSKGTFSMNEGEVYPVLHFLENKGLLESYWKDEDDIEKKYYKLTRKGREHLKTKTEEVQKFSFSSDIQRLQKIN
- a CDS encoding FtsW/RodA/SpoVE family cell cycle protein, giving the protein MDLKKNNEIQTYINDVCAQVKNKRVHKEIIAELNAHLEEKANEYLKGGKSENEALKEAINEMGSSKHVGDELNEIHKCNPEWSIIVMSITLVLLSIGVITLFQINGNLYRIFRSSLILDRSILWGTIGLVALVVGCFIDYRKIKIYSKYIYIVGIVLMSCTVFSFFDGFISGHGQVLQIGGFSINTAYFGPIIFIVALAGIYDKYDWNNRNNMIKGLLLGIVPLLLVAMANINILGYFIMYGVSLNLLVYMSKANKKILGLFAAIEILILFLTRVGFESVSGFINRWNDINDSGYVYNQLKIMRDSSVLIGRGVNFDLNTLPEFYNDVIFSSIVYSFGWVAGAIVVILLATLLIRIIKVAISVKNSYGKSLVLGLTNILGIQFVWNILFNLGLAVGGVSLPFISYSGTSIIINMFIVGIVINVYKGRSISKVELIKEFHYKCIILITKK
- a CDS encoding RNA polymerase sigma factor yields the protein MEETNIEELLTEIYNATYDDVLRYVSSKCRNYNDIGDLLQNIYLNFYRALKSKREIKDPKKYLIVIARNEIYKHYGILKIAQNYIPVFSTYDEENFNKFQNDLKTESNYDEILLCKDIWNYLKQKDMLTLKIFLLYFRNDLKIKDIGKKLNISESTVKNRLYRTMDKINNEFNI